GCACGTAATTTCGACTCTATTGCGCGTATCGCATCTTCTCTACTCATTTTGTCGTCGCGTGAACTGGAGCCAAGGGCAGGTATTTCGATGCGTGGTTTTTGCTTGTTGAGTTCGTcctaaatatgtaatataagtatatataagtaaataccaTTTGAAGGAATCGCGTGTCTAATTAAAATATGTGTACACACTTACGTAATTAACATTCTTCGCCAGTCGTATCACAATTGGTCGATTCGCTATGGGTGTGCCATTTAATTTCTCCAGAGCTTTCAACGCCGCGTCAGCCTATTTAAAGTGCTACTATAGTAAGTATCCAAATTTAGCTAGTTATATGATTACTCACCGTTCCGAATGTGACGAAAGCATATCCGCGCGATTGCCCAACCAATGGGCCGCTCTTGTGAAAGAGCATATCAAACTTTTCGACAGGACcgcatttttgcaaaattttcaagagTTGATACCAATAATAGCAACGCACGAAAATGAAATTGACAGATTAGTTTAACTGCACAAACCAGAATTTACAATTTAGTTAAGGAACTATTAACTTACTCGCTTAGCCTTGGATCTAAATTGCCTATCCATATGCGTCGTTCTTCTAGTACACCACCACTACCGCTGTTGCAACTTTTACCACTGCTTGTCGCCTGCAAAaccaatttcattaaaattatgtaaagcacaataaacgaataaaaacttaccattatttatttacttttgtaattttgtaaacaaaagtatTTGCCAGAATATACTAATGAAGAACGCAAAGAAACCAATCAATAAATAGTATGTGTTTGACATTTCTCTATGGAAACATTCGGAAAGCAATTTTTACAGTGTTGCATAGCGGCAAGTtaataataacaacattttGTCTGTCAATaactacttttttaaaattatcgtaaaatattaaattttgttacatgaatagatataaataatattgatttaaataaCTATATTAGCATTTAAATCTTCTttgcactttttatttatatttgttttgttgttgtttttttgttctcAGTGTTGACTACAACAAACAACGTGGGAACATTTGATTACAGTTTCTACTATTCTCACAAAACAGCTGATTAAAGTTCCCTCAATTTTAGCATTTcgttaattttaagtaaaaatataatttttataaatggaaATTACATTGGCGCTGCTGAAACCACATGTAGTTCGCAATGTCTACGCATTGCGagagataaaacaaataatacagcagaattttaaaatactacACACCAAAGAAGTGCTTATTACGAAAGAGTTGTCTGAACATTTCTATGCCGAGCACAAAGGAAAGTTCTTCTACAACCGACTGGTGACATTCATGGGCaggtattaaaatatttattcataaaagcCTAAAAACTATGTTTACCATTCTTTGTTGCCAGTGGCCCCTGTCAGGCGTTCGTTTTGCAGTCAAAAGGCAGCATCGCTAAGTGGCGCGAGTTGATGGGCCCAACAAAGGTTTTCAAAGCTGTGTACTCACATCCCGATTGTATACGTGGGCTTTATGGTCTCTCCGACACGCGTAATGCCTGTCATGGTTCCGATAGTGAAGAATCTGCGACCAGagaaatttctattttattccccgagttaaatataaatcaattaACGGCTATTGACAGCAATAGTTGACTGAGGAATTATGTTAAATTGAAACTGATTGTGATTGCATTTATTTGAGCACAAGTAGCTGTTAAAATCCAAATAGATTAACATTTCTAAATACTAAGTTATGTAAATGTTAGCaagattgttaaattgaatTCAACGGCGCATGTTATTTAAAGTAAGGTGAGTTTTTTTGCCACCTAATTAGTTGAGAAACAGTTCTAAGAATCTTTAAGGGCTTACAGTGATTTTAAACTTTCTACAGAAGAATGGAAATCAAGAAGCTATATCGGTATTTTATAGCTGATGTTCTAGTTTTTTATGATATCATAACTTGGAATAACAATTGTTTGTATATACCGAGGTATAATTAGGACAGATAGAAATACGAGTTCTGTGTAGAAATTGTTGTCAAATGATCGCCATTCATTTGAGAGTGGCCATAAACGATTCTttaacatatggctcaagcagctcactacttccagCCTTAGACCAAGTACCCTCTGGATAGCCGACATatattcgtttgaaggcgagctaaagtgagaagacgaatcaAACCTCCGctatgcgctgggtttggaacaggttttgttttatttgaacaatttttgatcacAAGATAGCATACATTATTCGAGCAAAATTTAATCCCGTTACATTAATGCTTCTTGGTTTGTGCactggaaagtaaaataatcaag
The DNA window shown above is from Bactrocera tryoni isolate S06 chromosome 4, CSIRO_BtryS06_freeze2, whole genome shotgun sequence and carries:
- the LOC120775693 gene encoding probable RNA-binding protein 18 isoform X2; translation: MDRQFRSKAKRFDMLFHKSGPLVGQSRGYAFVTFGTADAALKALEKLNGTPIANRPIVIRLAKNVNYDELNKQKPRIEIPALGSSSRDDKMSREDAIRAIESKLRALERNGEEELELNLLNSASTQVPFIQRYQFNKDRDTSSSTSGGRTYTKSYNSAPYNRHQRPKRR
- the LOC120775693 gene encoding probable RNA-binding protein 18 isoform X1, with product MATSSGKSCNSGSGGVLEERRIWIGNLDPRLSEYQLLKILQKCGPVEKFDMLFHKSGPLVGQSRGYAFVTFGTADAALKALEKLNGTPIANRPIVIRLAKNVNYDELNKQKPRIEIPALGSSSRDDKMSREDAIRAIESKLRALERNGEEELELNLLNSASTQVPFIQRYQFNKDRDTSSSTSGGRTYTKSYNSAPYNRHQRPKRR
- the LOC120774759 gene encoding nucleoside diphosphate kinase 6, with the protein product MEITLALLKPHVVRNVYALREIKQIIQQNFKILHTKEVLITKELSEHFYAEHKGKFFYNRLVTFMGSGPCQAFVLQSKGSIAKWRELMGPTKVFKAVYSHPDCIRGLYGLSDTRNACHGSDSEESATREISILFPELNINQLTAIDSNS